TACGAGAATGGGCGCATCAACGCGCACGACCTGCGTCATCCTCCGTGGCTGAATACCAGCGCATGGAGTTCTAACAGGCTTTCTCTCCTGCTACCAACAGGAGGAAAGACTAGCGACTTCGCTAGTTAACATAACCAAAAGTGATCGCAAATAATCTTAACATAACGCGATCGCGCTTTGTCAAAACACAGTTCACTTTCTATCTAGGAGGAAATCCCTATGTCTCACTTTAGCACTCTCCGTACCAAAATCAGCGATGCCGAAGTTCTCAAGTCTTCCTTAAGCGACCTCGGTTTAACCGTTAAAACCAACGCTGACGTTCGTGGCTACAATGGTCAACGTCTCCGTGCTGATATCGTTGCTGAATTGGAAGGCGAATATGACTTAGGTTGGTCCGAAAACAGTGACGGAACTTTCGATCTCATCGCTGATCTCTGGGGCGTTGCTAAAAAGCACAATCAAACTGAGTTAATCAACTCTATTAACCAAAAATACGCAGTTAACAAAACCCTGTCTCAAGCGAAGCAACGTGGTCTTCAAAATGCGAACGTCCAATTGGTGGTTCAGTAGCATTTAAGTTGGTACAGACGTTTTAGACAGCGTCTCTACTGCGCGTTCCCAAGCTGCAACGGGTTAACCATTTGGTTGACCCTTTTTTTATTTCATGGCGATTTGATGAAACAAGTTTGGTTAATTGGTGGAACTCAAGAAAGTGCCAGTATTGCTGAGAAATTAGTAGCTAACAGTTGGCCCTGTGTGGTGACAGTAACAACGCAAAGCGCGATCGCGCTCTATCCAGACTCTGATTTAATCACCGTAAAAGTCGGGGCATTATCGAGAGAGGAAATGGAGAGATTAATTGAAACCAAAAACATTGATCGCATTGTTGATGCCTCTCACCCCTATGCTGTGGAAATCTCAGAAAGCGCGATCGCGCTCTCCCAACAGTTTCATCTTCCCTACTTACGTTATGAACGTCCCCAAGTGACAGAACCCGATAATCAGCAGGTTATTACCCTCGATAGTTTCAAAACCCTTATTAACGGCGATTACCTTACCCAACAGC
This window of the Euhalothece natronophila Z-M001 genome carries:
- a CDS encoding DUF1257 domain-containing protein, which produces MSHFSTLRTKISDAEVLKSSLSDLGLTVKTNADVRGYNGQRLRADIVAELEGEYDLGWSENSDGTFDLIADLWGVAKKHNQTELINSINQKYAVNKTLSQAKQRGLQNANVQLVVQ
- a CDS encoding cobalt-precorrin-6A reductase, whose translation is MKQVWLIGGTQESASIAEKLVANSWPCVVTVTTQSAIALYPDSDLITVKVGALSREEMERLIETKNIDRIVDASHPYAVEISESAIALSQQFHLPYLRYERPQVTEPDNQQVITLDSFKTLINGDYLTQQRVLLTVGYKALPQFQSWHEQATLFARILPSVLSVEKALAAGFTQKQLIALRPPVSYQLEKALCEQWEISLIVSKASGKAGGEDTKKAVAKALNIPLILIRRPEVVYPQKTDKLENVVNFCHE